The Molothrus ater isolate BHLD 08-10-18 breed brown headed cowbird chromosome 1, BPBGC_Mater_1.1, whole genome shotgun sequence genome includes a window with the following:
- the IL7 gene encoding interleukin-7, producing the protein MFHAFFRSTLPVLPLLLVLSPVNASTCAMGNKTTEIRVKYENILSHDINELVKMSAENRDRCCKNKKYENIKVFFCNDTEEIESLQSMACNMLRFFNKQRINKAFRQKAAFVSCGTLQVLQCKCERPKKEKVCSHVFSLEDTETGEQSKKKCNQEVCELKENISSLRSCWNKFEKIISR; encoded by the exons ATGTTCCATG CCTTTTTCAGATCTACCTTACCAGTTCTGCCACTGCTCCTTGTTCTGTCTCCAGTGAATGCATCTACCTGTGCAAtgggaaataaaacaacagaaatcCGTGTGAAGTATGAGAATATACTAAGTCACGACATCAATGAGCTG GTAAAAATGTCTGCAGAGAATCGTGACAGGTGCtgcaagaataaaaaatatgaaaatatcaaAGTGTTTTTCTGCAATGATACTGAg GAAATAGAATCACTACAGAGCATGGCATGCAACATGCTCAGATTCTTTAATAAGCAGAGGATCAACAAAGCCTTTAGACAGAAAGCAGCATTCGTCTCATGTGGGACATTACAAGTTCTACAGTGTAAATGTGAAAgacctaaaaaagaaaag GTTTGCTCACATGTATTTAGTTTAGAAGATACAGAGACAGGTGAACAGTCCAAAAAGAAATGTAACCAAGAAGTTTgtgaactgaaagaaaatatatctaGCCTTCGATCCTGCTggaataaatttgaaaaaataatttccaggtGA